A window of the Hordeum vulgare subsp. vulgare chromosome 5H, MorexV3_pseudomolecules_assembly, whole genome shotgun sequence genome harbors these coding sequences:
- the LOC123397735 gene encoding kinesin-like protein KIN-4A isoform X1 has translation MTMEHGEDCCVKVAVHARPLIGDEKLQGCKDCVTVVPGKPQVQIGTHSFTFDHVYGSSGTPSAAMFDECVAPLVEGLFQGYNATVLAYGQTGSGKTYTMGTACKEATHVGIIPRAMAALFDKIDKLKNQVDFQLRVSFIEILKEEVRDLLDPATVAAGKVENGNGHAGKLTVPGKPPVQIREGSNGVITLSGSTEVHVTTQKEMTTCLEQGSLSRATGSTNMNNQSSRSHAIFTITLEQMRKADPIMGSDGMPIEEMNDDYLCAKLHLVDLAGSERAKRTGSDGLRFKEGVHINRGLLALGNVISALGDEKKRKEGAHVPYRDSKLTRLLQDSLGGNSKTVMIACISPADINAEETLNTLKYANRARNIQNKPIVNRNPIADEMKRMRQQLEYLQAELVLARGGGVGSDDVQGLRERISWLEHTNEDLCRELYGLRNHGHSDPCEPELHKTVNGYTKGEGLKRSLQSTEPFDVLMTDSVREGNPKDIDDEVAKEWEHTMLQDSLGKELNELNKQLEKKESEMKGYGHDTVALKQHFGKKLMELEEEKRAVQKERDRLLAEVESLNADGQTHKVRDAQLQKLKTFEAQILELKKKQESQVQLLKEKQKSDEAAKKLQEEIHFIKSQKVQLQHKIKQEAEQFRQWKASREKELLQLRKEGRRNEYERHKLQALTQRQKLVLQRKTEEAAMATKRLKEILEARKSSGRDNSAGMNGTSPGSHMSEKSLQKWLDQELEVMVHVHEVRNEYEKQSQLRAALGEELAILRKEDVMSGAASPPRGKNGNSRANTLSPNARQARIASLESMVTISSNTLVAMASQLSEAEERERAFSGRGRWNQLRSMGEAKSLLQYIFSVAADARCEVREKEIEIKEMKEQMTEQMTELVGILRHSESRRRELEKQSKQKEQTAPMATTPPGSVNGTAKHTADDSNTPLSPVAVPAQKQLKYSAGIVNSPSKGVAALNKQQVKLVPIAQLPIGKKVSISGQSGKLWRWKRSHHQWLLQFKWKWQKPWKLSEMIRHSDETITRARPRPQLLITHKPQKVM, from the exons ATGACAATGGAGCACGGCGAGGATTGCTGCGTCAAGGTGGCGGTCCACGCCCGCCCGCTCATCGGCGACGAGAAGCTGCAGGGCTGTAAGGACTGCGTCACCGTCGTGCCCGGCAAGCCGCAG GTCCAGATCGGCACCCACTCCTTCACCTTCGACCACGTCTACGGCAGCTCCGGCACGCCGTCGGCGGCCATGTTCGACGAGTGCGTGGCGCCGCTGGTGGAGGGACTCTTCCAGGGCTACAACGCCACCGTGCTCGCATACGGCCAG ACCGGCTCGGGGAAGACGTACACCATGGGGACGGCGTGCAAGGAGGCGACGCACGTCGGGATCATCCCGCGAGCCATGGCGGCGTTGTTCGACAAGATTGACAAGCTCAAGAACCAAGTAGACTTCCAGCTTCGTGTTTCGTTCATCGAG ATCCTGAAAGAAGAGGTGCGAGATTTGCTTGatcctgctactgttgctgctggcaAAGTTGAGAATGGCAATGGGCATGCCGGGAAGTTGACCGTACCCGGGAAACCTCCGGTGCAGATTCGAGAGGGGTCCAACGGGGTCATAACCCTGTCGGGGTCGACCGAGGTGCACGTCACCACTCAGAAGGAAATGACCACATGCCTTGAGCAAGGATCGCTGAGTCGCGCCACTGGGAGCACCAACATGAACAATCAATCAAG TCGTTCCCATGCCATCTTCACAATCACATTGGAGCAGATGCGCAAAGCAGACCCCATCATGGGATCAGATGGAATGCCTATTGAGGAGATGAATGACGATTATCTATGTGCCAAGCTCCACTTGGTAGATCTTGCGGGCTCGGAACGGGCCAAGAGAACTGGTTCAGATGGCCTTCGCTTCAAGGAAG GTGTTCACATCAACAGAGGACTTCTCGCCCTTGGCAACGTCATAAGTGCCCTTGGAGATGAGAAAAAGAGGAAAGAAGGTGCACATGTACCTTATCGGGACAGCAAACTCACTCGCCTTCTGCAG gACTCACTCGGTGGAAACAGCAAGACTGTAATGATAG CTTGTATTAGTCCAGCAGATATTAATGCTGAAGAAACACTGAACACATTGAAATACGCTAACCGGGCACGTAATATTCAGAATAAGCCAATT GTCAACAGGAATCCCATTGCTGATGAGATGAAAAGGATGCGCCAGCAACTCGAGTACTTGCAAGCAGAGCTAGTTTTAGCTCGcgggggaggagtaggatcagatGATGTTCAG GGTCTCAGGGAAAGGATCTCATGGCTTGAACACACAAATGAAGACCTTTGCCGGGAACTTTATGGCCTTCGCAACCATGGTCACAGTGATCCATGCGAACCTGAACTGCAT AAAACTGTAAATGGCTACACCAAAGGTGAAGGGCTCAAACGAAGCTTGCAAAGTACAGAGCCATTTGATGTCCTTATGACTGATTCTGTACGAG AAGGCAACCCTAAAGATATTGACGATGAAGTAGCCAAAGAATGGGAACACACAATGCTGCAGGATAGCTTAGGCAAAGAGTTGAATGAATTAAACAAACAACTGGAGAAAAAAGAG TCTGAGATGAAAGGGTATGGACATGATACTGTTGCACTTAAGCAACACTTTGGAAAGAAACTTATGGAACTTGAAGAAGAGAAAAGAGCTGTGCAG AAAGAGAGGGACAGGTTGTTGGCTGAAGTTGAAAGCCTAAATGCAGATGGGCAGACACATAAGGTGCGAGATGCCCAACTACAAAAACTTAAAACCTTTGAAGCACAG ATTCTGGAACTCAAGAAAAAGCAGGAGAGCCAAGTTCAACTTCTGAAAGAAAAGCAGAAGAGTGATGAAGCTGCTAAGAAACTGCAAGAAGAAATCCATTTTATAAAGTCACAGAAG GTTCAACTACAACACAAGATCAAACAAGAAGCAGAACAGTTCCGGCAATGGAAGGCTTCCCGTGAAAAAGAACTTTTGCAG TTACGGAAGGAGGGACGAAGGAATGAGTATGAACGCCACAAACTTCAAGCACTTACTCAGAGGCAAAAATTG GTTCTTCAAAGGAAGACTGAAGAAGCTGCCATGGCAACGAAAAGGCTGAAAGAGATACTTGAAGCTCGGAAATCTTCAGGGCGTGATAATTCAG CTGGCATGAATGGCACTTCTCCTGGCTCTCAT ATGAGTGAGAAATCATTGCAAAAATGGTTAGATCAAGAGCTAGAAGTCATGGTTCATGTCCACGAAGTCCGAaacgaatatgaaaaacagtctcAATT GCGTGCTGCACTTGGTGAGGAGCTTGCCATTTTGAGGAAAGAAGATGTCATGTCTGGTGCAGCTAGTCCGCCGAGAGGGAAGAATGGAAACTCAAG GGCAAATACCTTGTCCCCAAATGCACGACAAGCTAGGATAGCATCACTTGAGAGCATGGTCACAATCTCTTCAAATACTCTTGTCGCGATGGCTTCTCAACTTTCAGAGGCTGAAGAAAGAGAGCGTGCTTTCTCGGGGCGTGGCCGTTGGAATCAGTTGCGGTCAATGGGAGAAGCAAAGAGTTTGCTGCAGTACATCTTTAGCGTTGCTGCGGATGCCAG ATGTGAAGTAAGGGAAAAAGAAATTGAGAttaaggaaatgaaggagcaaaTGACAGAGCAAATGACAGAGCTTGTGGGCATTCTTCGACACAGTGAATCACGTAGGAGGGAACTTGAAAAGCAGAGCAAGCAGAAAGAGCAGACAGCCCCCATGGCTACTACACCTCCG GGAAGCGTAAATGGCACCGCGAAGCACACTGCAGATGACTCCAACACGCCACTATCACCGGTCGCAGTTCCCGCACAGAAGCAGCTGAAGTACTCTGCTGGAATTGTAAATAGCCCCAGCAAAGGCGTAGCTGCATTGAACAAACAACAAGTCAAG CTGGTTCCTATTGCGCAGTTGCCTATTGGCAAGAAGGTTTCGATATCAGGGCAATCAGGGAAACTTTGGAGATGGAAAAGGAGCCACCACCAGTGGCTACTGCAATTCAAGTGGAAGTGGCAGAAGCCCTGGAAACTGTCCGAGATGATCCGCCACAGCGACGAAACGATCACGAGGGCCAGACCCAGACCCCAGCTACTCATCACTCATAAACCTCAGAAAGTGATGTGA
- the LOC123397735 gene encoding kinesin-like protein KIN-4A isoform X2, translating to MTMEHGEDCCVKVAVHARPLIGDEKLQGCKDCVTVVPGKPQVQIGTHSFTFDHVYGSSGTPSAAMFDECVAPLVEGLFQGYNATVLAYGQTGSGKTYTMGTACKEATHVGIIPRAMAALFDKIDKLKNQVDFQLRVSFIEILKEEVRDLLDPATVAAGKVENGNGHAGKLTVPGKPPVQIREGSNGVITLSGSTEVHVTTQKEMTTCLEQGSLSRATGSTNMNNQSSRSHAIFTITLEQMRKADPIMGSDGMPIEEMNDDYLCAKLHLVDLAGSERAKRTGSDGLRFKEGVHINRGLLALGNVISALGDEKKRKEGAHVPYRDSKLTRLLQDSLGGNSKTVMIACISPADINAEETLNTLKYANRARNIQNKPIVNRNPIADEMKRMRQQLEYLQAELVLARGGGVGSDDVQGLRERISWLEHTNEDLCRELYGLRNHGHSDPCEPELHKTVNGYTKGEGLKRSLQSTEPFDVLMTDSVRGNPKDIDDEVAKEWEHTMLQDSLGKELNELNKQLEKKESEMKGYGHDTVALKQHFGKKLMELEEEKRAVQKERDRLLAEVESLNADGQTHKVRDAQLQKLKTFEAQILELKKKQESQVQLLKEKQKSDEAAKKLQEEIHFIKSQKVQLQHKIKQEAEQFRQWKASREKELLQLRKEGRRNEYERHKLQALTQRQKLVLQRKTEEAAMATKRLKEILEARKSSGRDNSAGMNGTSPGSHMSEKSLQKWLDQELEVMVHVHEVRNEYEKQSQLRAALGEELAILRKEDVMSGAASPPRGKNGNSRANTLSPNARQARIASLESMVTISSNTLVAMASQLSEAEERERAFSGRGRWNQLRSMGEAKSLLQYIFSVAADARCEVREKEIEIKEMKEQMTEQMTELVGILRHSESRRRELEKQSKQKEQTAPMATTPPGSVNGTAKHTADDSNTPLSPVAVPAQKQLKYSAGIVNSPSKGVAALNKQQVKLVPIAQLPIGKKVSISGQSGKLWRWKRSHHQWLLQFKWKWQKPWKLSEMIRHSDETITRARPRPQLLITHKPQKVM from the exons ATGACAATGGAGCACGGCGAGGATTGCTGCGTCAAGGTGGCGGTCCACGCCCGCCCGCTCATCGGCGACGAGAAGCTGCAGGGCTGTAAGGACTGCGTCACCGTCGTGCCCGGCAAGCCGCAG GTCCAGATCGGCACCCACTCCTTCACCTTCGACCACGTCTACGGCAGCTCCGGCACGCCGTCGGCGGCCATGTTCGACGAGTGCGTGGCGCCGCTGGTGGAGGGACTCTTCCAGGGCTACAACGCCACCGTGCTCGCATACGGCCAG ACCGGCTCGGGGAAGACGTACACCATGGGGACGGCGTGCAAGGAGGCGACGCACGTCGGGATCATCCCGCGAGCCATGGCGGCGTTGTTCGACAAGATTGACAAGCTCAAGAACCAAGTAGACTTCCAGCTTCGTGTTTCGTTCATCGAG ATCCTGAAAGAAGAGGTGCGAGATTTGCTTGatcctgctactgttgctgctggcaAAGTTGAGAATGGCAATGGGCATGCCGGGAAGTTGACCGTACCCGGGAAACCTCCGGTGCAGATTCGAGAGGGGTCCAACGGGGTCATAACCCTGTCGGGGTCGACCGAGGTGCACGTCACCACTCAGAAGGAAATGACCACATGCCTTGAGCAAGGATCGCTGAGTCGCGCCACTGGGAGCACCAACATGAACAATCAATCAAG TCGTTCCCATGCCATCTTCACAATCACATTGGAGCAGATGCGCAAAGCAGACCCCATCATGGGATCAGATGGAATGCCTATTGAGGAGATGAATGACGATTATCTATGTGCCAAGCTCCACTTGGTAGATCTTGCGGGCTCGGAACGGGCCAAGAGAACTGGTTCAGATGGCCTTCGCTTCAAGGAAG GTGTTCACATCAACAGAGGACTTCTCGCCCTTGGCAACGTCATAAGTGCCCTTGGAGATGAGAAAAAGAGGAAAGAAGGTGCACATGTACCTTATCGGGACAGCAAACTCACTCGCCTTCTGCAG gACTCACTCGGTGGAAACAGCAAGACTGTAATGATAG CTTGTATTAGTCCAGCAGATATTAATGCTGAAGAAACACTGAACACATTGAAATACGCTAACCGGGCACGTAATATTCAGAATAAGCCAATT GTCAACAGGAATCCCATTGCTGATGAGATGAAAAGGATGCGCCAGCAACTCGAGTACTTGCAAGCAGAGCTAGTTTTAGCTCGcgggggaggagtaggatcagatGATGTTCAG GGTCTCAGGGAAAGGATCTCATGGCTTGAACACACAAATGAAGACCTTTGCCGGGAACTTTATGGCCTTCGCAACCATGGTCACAGTGATCCATGCGAACCTGAACTGCAT AAAACTGTAAATGGCTACACCAAAGGTGAAGGGCTCAAACGAAGCTTGCAAAGTACAGAGCCATTTGATGTCCTTATGACTGATTCTGTACGAG GCAACCCTAAAGATATTGACGATGAAGTAGCCAAAGAATGGGAACACACAATGCTGCAGGATAGCTTAGGCAAAGAGTTGAATGAATTAAACAAACAACTGGAGAAAAAAGAG TCTGAGATGAAAGGGTATGGACATGATACTGTTGCACTTAAGCAACACTTTGGAAAGAAACTTATGGAACTTGAAGAAGAGAAAAGAGCTGTGCAG AAAGAGAGGGACAGGTTGTTGGCTGAAGTTGAAAGCCTAAATGCAGATGGGCAGACACATAAGGTGCGAGATGCCCAACTACAAAAACTTAAAACCTTTGAAGCACAG ATTCTGGAACTCAAGAAAAAGCAGGAGAGCCAAGTTCAACTTCTGAAAGAAAAGCAGAAGAGTGATGAAGCTGCTAAGAAACTGCAAGAAGAAATCCATTTTATAAAGTCACAGAAG GTTCAACTACAACACAAGATCAAACAAGAAGCAGAACAGTTCCGGCAATGGAAGGCTTCCCGTGAAAAAGAACTTTTGCAG TTACGGAAGGAGGGACGAAGGAATGAGTATGAACGCCACAAACTTCAAGCACTTACTCAGAGGCAAAAATTG GTTCTTCAAAGGAAGACTGAAGAAGCTGCCATGGCAACGAAAAGGCTGAAAGAGATACTTGAAGCTCGGAAATCTTCAGGGCGTGATAATTCAG CTGGCATGAATGGCACTTCTCCTGGCTCTCAT ATGAGTGAGAAATCATTGCAAAAATGGTTAGATCAAGAGCTAGAAGTCATGGTTCATGTCCACGAAGTCCGAaacgaatatgaaaaacagtctcAATT GCGTGCTGCACTTGGTGAGGAGCTTGCCATTTTGAGGAAAGAAGATGTCATGTCTGGTGCAGCTAGTCCGCCGAGAGGGAAGAATGGAAACTCAAG GGCAAATACCTTGTCCCCAAATGCACGACAAGCTAGGATAGCATCACTTGAGAGCATGGTCACAATCTCTTCAAATACTCTTGTCGCGATGGCTTCTCAACTTTCAGAGGCTGAAGAAAGAGAGCGTGCTTTCTCGGGGCGTGGCCGTTGGAATCAGTTGCGGTCAATGGGAGAAGCAAAGAGTTTGCTGCAGTACATCTTTAGCGTTGCTGCGGATGCCAG ATGTGAAGTAAGGGAAAAAGAAATTGAGAttaaggaaatgaaggagcaaaTGACAGAGCAAATGACAGAGCTTGTGGGCATTCTTCGACACAGTGAATCACGTAGGAGGGAACTTGAAAAGCAGAGCAAGCAGAAAGAGCAGACAGCCCCCATGGCTACTACACCTCCG GGAAGCGTAAATGGCACCGCGAAGCACACTGCAGATGACTCCAACACGCCACTATCACCGGTCGCAGTTCCCGCACAGAAGCAGCTGAAGTACTCTGCTGGAATTGTAAATAGCCCCAGCAAAGGCGTAGCTGCATTGAACAAACAACAAGTCAAG CTGGTTCCTATTGCGCAGTTGCCTATTGGCAAGAAGGTTTCGATATCAGGGCAATCAGGGAAACTTTGGAGATGGAAAAGGAGCCACCACCAGTGGCTACTGCAATTCAAGTGGAAGTGGCAGAAGCCCTGGAAACTGTCCGAGATGATCCGCCACAGCGACGAAACGATCACGAGGGCCAGACCCAGACCCCAGCTACTCATCACTCATAAACCTCAGAAAGTGATGTGA